In Flavobacterium sp. CBA20B-1, one DNA window encodes the following:
- a CDS encoding mechanosensitive ion channel family protein produces MNELQQHFQSTIYSFGFNLLEKTGLSSQAAHYVNTLLLIIIFSIVLYGIDFLLRRILMIILIKTIRKSKTRIDDFLIHNNVLKNLTHLIPLIIAKQSLPLIFTGFPQITLFTIKIVDVLIIITFTVLIKSIFYTLKDILHSRKRFSDKPLDSYFQVIAILLYMIGAILIFSELTGKNPTGLLTALGAASAIIILVFKDTILGFVASIQVSSNDMVRVGDWIEMPKYGADGDVLTINLSTVKIRNFDNTVTTIPTYALISDSFKNYRTMQKSGGRRIKRSLNIKMGSIRFLDSNEIEDLKRIKLIKSYIIERQQEINTYNLNHVDDPTMLVNGRRMTNIGLFREYVKRYLLNNSNIHKQFHLMVRHMQPTQHGLPIEIYAFTNTVDWLKYEGIMADIFDHILAVVPYFHLELFELPSAADIHEVLLAQINENKNG; encoded by the coding sequence ATGAACGAACTACAACAACACTTTCAAAGTACTATTTATTCATTTGGATTTAATCTTTTGGAAAAAACCGGATTAAGCAGCCAAGCAGCCCATTATGTGAATACGCTGTTACTGATTATTATTTTTTCAATTGTTTTGTACGGTATTGATTTTTTACTCCGTAGAATTTTAATGATTATACTGATAAAAACCATCCGCAAAAGCAAAACCCGCATCGATGATTTTCTAATTCATAACAATGTACTTAAAAACCTTACGCATTTAATTCCGCTGATTATAGCAAAGCAATCATTACCGCTTATCTTTACAGGTTTTCCGCAAATTACATTGTTCACCATTAAAATAGTAGATGTGCTTATTATTATCACCTTTACGGTGTTAATAAAATCTATTTTTTATACCTTAAAAGATATATTACACAGCCGCAAACGTTTTTCAGACAAGCCTTTAGACAGTTATTTTCAAGTAATTGCGATTTTGCTTTATATGATTGGCGCTATTTTGATTTTTTCAGAACTTACCGGGAAGAATCCAACAGGTTTGCTAACCGCATTAGGAGCTGCATCGGCAATCATCATTTTGGTTTTTAAAGATACCATTTTAGGTTTTGTAGCCAGCATTCAGGTTTCGTCAAACGATATGGTTCGGGTGGGCGATTGGATCGAAATGCCAAAATACGGTGCAGACGGGGATGTACTTACCATTAACCTTAGCACGGTGAAAATACGCAATTTCGACAATACAGTTACCACCATTCCTACCTATGCTTTAATTAGTGATTCGTTTAAAAACTATCGAACCATGCAAAAATCGGGCGGTCGAAGAATCAAACGATCGCTGAATATAAAAATGGGATCAATTCGCTTTTTAGATTCAAACGAAATTGAAGATTTAAAACGTATTAAACTTATAAAATCGTACATCATTGAACGCCAGCAAGAAATCAACACCTATAATCTAAATCATGTTGATGATCCCACAATGCTTGTAAATGGACGCCGAATGACCAATATTGGTTTGTTTCGGGAATATGTGAAACGCTATTTATTGAACAACAGCAATATCCATAAGCAATTTCATTTAATGGTGCGCCATATGCAACCCACCCAACATGGTTTACCCATTGAAATATATGCGTTCACAAACACGGTTGATTGGCTAAAATACGAAGGCATTATGGCAGATATTTTTGATCATATTTTGGCGGTGGTACCCTATTTTCACTTAGAACTTTTTGAACTACCAAGTGCCGCAGATATACACGAGGTGCTTTTAGCACAAATTAATGAAAACAAAAATGGTTAG
- a CDS encoding exodeoxyribonuclease III, with amino-acid sequence MKIVSYNVNGIRAAISKGFLDWLQAANPDIICLQEIKATQDQIPVLEITAAGYPYQYYFSAEKKGYSGVAILCKTEPKNVVFGTGIDYMDKEGRNVRADFDDFSVMSLYLPSGTNSDRLSHKFQYMADFQNYVNALKKDIPQLIICGDYNICHQAIDIHDPIRNAKVSGFLPEEREWLDTFMKNGFLDSFRMLNPEPHHYSWWSYRANARNNNKGWRIDYHLITENMKDRLKRAYILPEAKHSDHCPVAIEID; translated from the coding sequence ATGAAGATTGTATCATACAACGTAAATGGTATTCGGGCAGCTATTTCTAAAGGATTTTTGGATTGGTTGCAGGCTGCAAACCCCGATATTATTTGTTTACAAGAGATTAAAGCCACGCAAGACCAAATTCCGGTTTTAGAAATCACGGCAGCGGGATATCCGTATCAATACTATTTTTCGGCAGAAAAAAAAGGCTATAGTGGTGTGGCTATTTTGTGCAAAACCGAACCTAAAAATGTGGTTTTTGGAACAGGAATCGATTATATGGATAAAGAAGGAAGAAATGTTCGTGCAGATTTTGATGATTTTTCGGTGATGTCTTTGTATTTGCCTTCGGGAACAAACAGTGATCGTTTAAGCCATAAATTTCAATACATGGCCGATTTTCAAAACTATGTAAACGCTCTTAAAAAAGATATTCCACAGCTGATTATTTGCGGCGATTACAACATTTGCCATCAGGCAATTGATATTCACGACCCCATTCGCAATGCAAAAGTTTCGGGTTTTTTACCAGAAGAACGTGAATGGCTAGATACATTTATGAAAAACGGATTTTTGGATTCGTTTCGAATGCTAAACCCTGAACCACATCATTACAGTTGGTGGAGCTATCGTGCCAATGCCCGAAACAACAATAAAGGTTGGCGTATTGACTATCATTTAATTACCGAAAATATGAAAGACCGTTTAAAGCGTGCCTATATTTTGCCAGAAGCAAAACATTCAGACCATTGTCCGGTTGCTATTGAAATTGATTAA
- a CDS encoding glycine-rich protein, which yields MKKITQLSRLKIPWPRSKTSIIMLLGFVFQLFQVQAQTYSYTGAVQTVTLPAGTYEIQTWGADGGNALNGTGGKGGYASGTITVTTPTTYYLYVGGKGSTGSVATTGGWNGGGGLVGTFSSPNEGASGGGGTDVRTTSNTTYANRIIVAGGGGGAVGYGSYTGNGGNGGGAIGESGGSSRGTSYIGGGGTQTAGGAPSSTTYSSAGDVGIGGDYIGTLGGSAGGGGYYGGGGGHWGGAGGGGSSYVGGVSNGVTIMFGQPGYVPNPDVTGNGTVVITNMAPCTGTPSSGVAAVTARTCINDPFTLFATGATKAGGITYQWQSAPSATGPWTDIAGANNSTLTISNQTVTTNYRLVVTCTNGGATATTNVVNVSQAAIANLSENFDTTATGSTTNASIPSCWSYIDEITTTGYGYVEAATALSGSNSFRLYRTNTTSNAAQNLVLISPQTDNLGNGTKQLRFYAMATNTNATNILQIVRSDGTSASSTFTIIQSIVVNHTGYQEYIVPIPATTDDYFGFRLAHNGATAAVDINIDDVYYEDFDTCLYPTGVTVSNITQTSADISWTGSTSSSVTAYQYEVRSSGVPGSGAAGLGATGTTPNATTTSVTATGLNPSLNYTVYVRSICGTANGKWTPIPTTFFTLCGIVNTMFSESFDTTPTGSTTNPSIPNCWSYFDDVATTGYGYVEAATAQSAPNSFRLYRTNSTTNAPENVVLISPETVNLGNGTRQLRFSAMASNTNTTNILQLVRSNGTTASSTYTVLQDVVVNHTGYQEYIVPLPVTTDDYFGFRLAHNNSTVTVDINIDDVYYENLSPCIYPMNFQVNSVAATTATLSWDASLATGVTGYEYEVRTSGAPGSGTVGLEQTGVTAGTVTSVNITGLTSATNYIVYVRSICGASPGMWTTFPREFQTLCDIYVNDFYENFDTTLVGSTTTPSIPVCWSFIDDVGSTGYLYTHNLASSAPQSGTNYLRMYRTNSTTNAAEELVMISPETNNLGNGAKQLRFSVKTYGTSATAYVNKLEVLSMPSNTSTSGATVLATFTPNQVAYEEYIVPLPAGTNDYFGFRLAYNGGTTGSSVSIDDVYYEDIPAPTLATTQSNNICPGDTNGMASVVVTGGAAPITYLWNTGDTTPTLTGLAAGTYTVTVTDGISRTATETVTITEPDALVSNAVVNNISCNGSNNGTIDITPTGGTAPYTYLWTTGDTGTSVSNLAPGTYSLTITDANNCTATEDFVITEPTVLVATNAAQTDVSMFGGNDGAATVAASGGTAPYTYMWSNGATTAAITNLTAGTYTATVTDANGCTATEDFVITQPIPLMVQSVSQTNVSCNGGSDASASIVAIGGNAPYTYQWSPSGGTAATATGLSAGMYSVLVTDHTGNTITENFTITEPAPIVGTVSKTDITCNGANDGTATVSVAGGTAPYTYLWSNGMMSNMATNLNVGNYTVSITDANGCKTTASVSIAQPTALAITGTATNISCFGQNDGAITVSASGGTAPYSYSWSNGQSGTSLSSLAKGTYTVTITDANGCSKTETYTIVEPAFVHPPVAVNQSFCIGQNATLADVVITGSTIKWYSASTGGVLLPATTVLTNGTTYYASQTVGTCESSTRTAVQITLNQGTPLTTTQLNVCSNTRVQNMTIDGFNYTQLKWYSSPTSAIQLPASQLLATGTYYISSLTGTCESPRQAVQVTVAAAVPAPTATAQTVCGNSTLNDLVVGKDPSASLNWYSSLQSMIPLSGTTQVSNGTYYVQQVIGNCESVRVAVPVQVVNVTAPTMTSITACNGTQIGDLNTPTTTYVWYVSNTATTPLPNSFVLTSGSYYIAQENAGCISTRTNVAVNVSPVPNSPTGQTTQTFPYPAKVSDLVMNQPNVKWYASANDAMEMINELAPSTFLMSNTTYYGIIVNPNNCGSAPTAVTVILSVSTQELDLTQLKYYPNPVDSALHISYNEAITKVEVFTLTGQKVMSNEFNAIEVTTDLSRLSSGTYLVKVETAKASQFIKVVKR from the coding sequence ATGAAAAAAATTACACAATTATCAAGATTAAAAATTCCATGGCCTAGAAGCAAAACTTCTATAATTATGCTATTGGGTTTTGTTTTTCAATTATTTCAAGTGCAAGCACAAACCTACTCTTATACCGGTGCTGTACAAACGGTTACACTTCCAGCTGGAACATATGAAATTCAAACGTGGGGAGCTGATGGAGGAAACGCTTTAAATGGTACAGGCGGAAAAGGAGGATATGCATCAGGAACAATAACTGTAACAACTCCAACAACGTATTATCTCTATGTTGGAGGAAAAGGAAGTACTGGTTCTGTTGCAACAACAGGTGGATGGAACGGTGGAGGGGGATTAGTAGGAACATTTTCTTCTCCTAATGAAGGCGCTTCCGGTGGTGGTGGTACAGACGTACGAACAACTTCAAATACAACATATGCTAACAGGATTATAGTTGCTGGCGGCGGCGGCGGCGCTGTAGGATATGGTAGTTATACTGGAAATGGTGGAAATGGTGGCGGTGCTATCGGAGAAAGTGGTGGTAGTAGTCGTGGAACAAGTTATATAGGGGGTGGAGGAACACAAACTGCGGGTGGTGCGCCAAGTTCAACTACTTACTCTTCTGCTGGTGATGTGGGAATAGGAGGTGATTATATCGGAACATTAGGAGGTTCTGCCGGCGGCGGCGGCTATTACGGCGGCGGTGGCGGTCATTGGGGCGGTGCCGGCGGTGGTGGTTCATCGTATGTGGGTGGCGTGTCTAATGGTGTAACTATTATGTTTGGTCAACCCGGTTATGTGCCAAACCCTGATGTAACAGGTAACGGAACGGTGGTAATAACCAATATGGCGCCTTGTACCGGAACACCAAGTTCAGGAGTGGCAGCAGTTACCGCAAGAACCTGTATTAATGACCCTTTTACGTTATTTGCAACAGGTGCAACAAAAGCAGGTGGAATCACCTATCAATGGCAAAGTGCGCCTTCTGCAACTGGACCTTGGACTGATATTGCAGGTGCAAACAATTCCACTCTTACGATATCAAATCAGACTGTAACTACAAATTATAGACTTGTGGTAACATGTACAAATGGGGGTGCTACAGCGACAACAAATGTGGTGAATGTCTCACAAGCGGCAATAGCTAATTTATCAGAAAATTTTGATACTACAGCAACAGGTAGTACAACAAACGCTAGTATTCCTTCGTGCTGGAGTTATATTGATGAAATTACAACTACTGGATATGGTTATGTGGAAGCTGCAACGGCTTTATCTGGATCTAATTCCTTTAGGCTGTACAGAACAAATACAACTTCTAATGCGGCTCAGAATTTGGTCTTAATTTCACCACAAACAGATAATTTAGGAAATGGTACCAAACAGCTTCGTTTTTATGCAATGGCTACGAATACCAATGCTACTAATATTTTACAAATTGTTAGGTCAGACGGAACTTCTGCTTCTTCAACATTTACAATTATCCAAAGTATTGTGGTTAATCATACCGGATACCAAGAATATATCGTTCCTATTCCAGCTACAACTGATGATTATTTTGGCTTTAGGTTGGCACACAATGGCGCAACAGCCGCTGTTGATATTAATATTGATGATGTATATTATGAAGACTTTGATACTTGTCTATATCCAACAGGAGTTACTGTCTCTAATATTACACAAACTTCAGCCGATATATCTTGGACAGGTTCTACTTCAAGTAGTGTTACTGCATACCAATATGAAGTTCGGAGTTCAGGAGTTCCAGGCTCTGGAGCAGCAGGGTTAGGAGCAACGGGTACAACGCCAAATGCAACAACAACCTCAGTAACGGCAACCGGTTTAAATCCATCGTTAAACTATACGGTGTATGTTCGTAGTATATGCGGTACAGCAAATGGAAAATGGACACCAATTCCTACTACGTTTTTTACTTTATGTGGAATTGTAAATACGATGTTTTCGGAAAGTTTTGATACAACACCTACTGGTAGTACAACTAATCCTTCTATACCAAACTGTTGGAGTTATTTTGATGATGTTGCTACAACGGGTTATGGCTATGTAGAGGCTGCTACGGCACAATCTGCACCTAATTCATTTAGATTATATCGAACCAATTCAACTACGAACGCACCTGAAAATGTAGTATTGATTTCACCAGAAACAGTAAACTTGGGCAATGGTACTAGACAGTTGCGTTTTTCTGCAATGGCATCTAATACGAATACTACCAATATTTTGCAATTAGTTAGATCTAACGGAACTACCGCTTCGTCTACCTATACCGTTCTTCAAGATGTTGTAGTTAACCATACAGGATACCAAGAGTATATAGTTCCTTTACCGGTAACAACTGATGATTATTTTGGTTTTAGATTGGCACATAATAATTCAACTGTAACGGTTGATATTAATATTGACGATGTATATTATGAAAATTTATCACCTTGTATTTATCCAATGAATTTTCAGGTTAATAGTGTCGCTGCTACAACAGCTACTCTTTCATGGGACGCTTCTTTGGCTACGGGAGTAACAGGTTATGAATATGAAGTTCGTACATCTGGGGCACCGGGTTCAGGAACAGTTGGTCTTGAACAAACTGGTGTAACCGCGGGAACGGTAACCAGTGTGAATATAACAGGCCTAACATCGGCAACCAATTATATTGTTTATGTTCGAAGTATTTGTGGTGCATCTCCAGGAATGTGGACTACTTTTCCTAGAGAATTCCAAACCCTTTGTGATATCTATGTGAATGATTTCTATGAAAATTTTGATACTACTTTGGTGGGTTCAACTACAACGCCTTCTATTCCAGTTTGTTGGAGCTTTATTGATGATGTAGGTTCTACGGGTTATCTTTATACCCACAACTTAGCATCAAGCGCACCTCAGTCAGGTACAAATTATCTTAGAATGTATAGAACAAATTCTACAACAAATGCTGCAGAAGAGCTTGTTATGATTTCACCTGAAACGAATAATTTAGGAAACGGAGCTAAACAACTACGGTTTTCAGTTAAAACGTATGGAACAAGTGCAACTGCTTATGTTAACAAGCTTGAAGTTCTTTCAATGCCAAGCAATACTTCAACTTCAGGAGCAACTGTTTTGGCAACATTTACGCCCAATCAAGTTGCTTATGAAGAATATATTGTACCATTACCAGCAGGAACTAATGATTATTTTGGTTTTAGGTTGGCATATAATGGGGGTACTACAGGTTCTAGTGTGTCTATAGACGATGTTTATTACGAAGACATTCCTGCTCCTACTTTAGCAACTACACAAAGTAATAATATTTGTCCGGGAGATACCAATGGAATGGCATCTGTCGTAGTAACCGGCGGAGCAGCTCCTATAACCTATTTATGGAATACCGGTGATACCACCCCAACTTTAACAGGATTGGCTGCAGGTACTTACACCGTAACAGTAACCGATGGAATAAGCCGCACGGCTACCGAGACAGTTACTATCACCGAGCCTGATGCTTTAGTTTCAAACGCAGTTGTAAACAACATTAGTTGTAATGGTTCTAACAATGGAACAATTGATATCACACCAACAGGCGGAACAGCTCCTTACACCTATCTGTGGACTACAGGAGACACTGGTACTTCTGTAAGCAATTTAGCGCCGGGTACATATTCCTTAACCATTACAGATGCCAACAATTGTACCGCAACAGAAGATTTTGTTATCACAGAACCTACTGTTCTGGTAGCAACAAACGCTGCACAAACCGACGTTTCAATGTTTGGAGGTAATGACGGTGCAGCAACTGTGGCGGCAAGTGGCGGAACAGCACCATATACTTATATGTGGAGCAATGGAGCAACCACAGCAGCAATCACAAACTTAACCGCAGGAACATACACTGCAACAGTAACCGATGCAAATGGTTGTACCGCAACAGAAGATTTTGTAATCACACAACCTATCCCATTGATGGTTCAGTCTGTATCTCAAACCAACGTAAGTTGTAATGGCGGATCAGATGCAAGCGCAAGCATCGTAGCAATAGGCGGAAATGCACCTTACACCTACCAATGGTCACCAAGTGGAGGAACTGCTGCTACCGCAACAGGATTATCGGCAGGTATGTATAGTGTGTTAGTAACCGACCACACAGGAAACACCATCACCGAGAACTTTACCATCACAGAACCTGCTCCGATAGTTGGAACTGTTTCAAAAACCGACATTACATGTAACGGGGCAAACGACGGAACAGCTACAGTAAGCGTAGCAGGGGGAACCGCACCATATACGTACTTATGGTCAAACGGAATGATGAGCAATATGGCAACCAACTTAAATGTGGGTAACTATACGGTAAGCATCACCGATGCTAACGGATGTAAAACAACCGCAAGTGTTTCTATCGCACAGCCAACGGCATTGGCAATCACTGGAACAGCAACAAACATAAGTTGTTTCGGACAAAACGATGGAGCGATTACCGTTTCAGCAAGTGGCGGAACAGCACCTTATAGCTATTCATGGTCAAATGGTCAAAGCGGAACCAGCTTAAGCAGTTTAGCTAAAGGAACTTATACGGTAACCATTACAGATGCGAACGGATGTTCTAAAACAGAAACATACACTATCGTAGAGCCTGCGTTTGTGCACCCTCCGGTAGCAGTAAACCAAAGCTTCTGTATTGGTCAAAATGCAACATTGGCAGATGTTGTAATCACCGGAAGTACTATCAAATGGTACAGTGCTTCAACAGGAGGTGTGTTGTTGCCTGCAACAACCGTATTAACAAATGGTACTACTTACTATGCTTCACAAACCGTTGGAACATGCGAAAGCAGTACACGTACGGCAGTTCAAATTACTTTGAACCAAGGAACTCCATTAACCACCACACAGTTAAATGTGTGCAGCAACACTCGTGTGCAAAACATGACCATAGACGGGTTCAATTACACCCAATTGAAATGGTACAGCAGCCCAACAAGTGCAATACAATTACCGGCAAGCCAATTATTGGCAACGGGAACATATTACATTAGCTCGTTAACAGGAACGTGTGAATCACCACGCCAAGCAGTACAAGTAACGGTAGCGGCAGCAGTGCCTGCACCAACGGCAACGGCTCAAACAGTATGTGGCAACAGCACATTGAACGACTTAGTAGTAGGAAAAGATCCTTCTGCAAGCTTAAATTGGTACAGTTCATTACAATCAATGATTCCATTGTCAGGAACTACACAAGTATCAAACGGTACTTACTATGTACAGCAAGTTATTGGAAATTGTGAATCGGTACGCGTAGCTGTTCCTGTTCAAGTAGTAAATGTTACCGCACCAACGATGACCTCTATCACTGCTTGTAATGGCACGCAGATTGGCGATTTGAACACACCAACTACAACTTATGTATGGTATGTAAGCAATACAGCTACCACACCATTACCAAATAGTTTTGTGTTAACCTCAGGATCCTATTACATTGCACAAGAAAATGCAGGATGTATATCAACAAGAACCAATGTAGCTGTGAATGTGAGCCCGGTGCCTAACAGCCCAACAGGTCAAACAACACAAACGTTTCCTTACCCGGCAAAAGTATCTGATCTGGTAATGAACCAACCAAATGTGAAATGGTACGCATCTGCAAATGATGCCATGGAAATGATTAACGAGCTTGCTCCAAGCACCTTTTTGATGAGCAATACTACCTATTATGGAATTATTGTAAACCCTAACAATTGTGGAAGTGCGCCTACAGCAGTTACAGTTATACTTTCTGTAAGCACGCAAGAGTTAGATTTAACTCAGTTGAAATACTATCCAAACCCGGTTGATAGCGCGCTGCATATTAGCTACAACGAAGCTATTACCAAAGTAGAAGTGTTTACCCTAACCGGGCAAAAAGTGATGAGCAATGAGTTCAATGCTATTGAAGTAACCACCGATTTATCGCGCCTAAGTTCAGGCACATATTTAGTGAAGGTGGAAACTGCAAAAGCATCACAATTCATTAAAGTGGTAAAACGATAA
- a CDS encoding lysophospholipid acyltransferase family protein, with protein MGLVTAKEIARVIKLDKYGFIGTFSGWLLMKVLKISQLNKIYNRNKHLKDVTFLNAILEEFQIEFEIDPEELKRLPKQGPYITISNHPLGGIDGILLLKLMRERDPDFRIIANFLLHRIEPLKPYVLPVNPFENHKDSKSSVLGLKETLRHLSEGKPLGIFPAGEVSNFEEDDKIVDKPWEEGALKLIKKGQVPVVPIYFHAKNSKLFYMLSKINPTLQTAKLPSELLTQKDRVIRVRIGKPITVAEQNEHGDSIENFGKFLRTKTYLLANTTKDDKKQYIKIPSFKLPTPPPKEIERPVLQDLMVQEIETLRTGDERLLQSKNYEVFLTDAEKIPNILREIGRLREITFRAVGEGTNKSIDLDKYDTFYKHMFLWDDDAKCIAGAYRMGIGKDIYAKNGINGFYLTELFRFEPELYGMMEQSIEMGRAFIVCEYQLKPMPLFLLWKGIVHTTLRYPEHKYLIGGVSISNQFSDFSKSLMIEFMKSHFYDPYVAQYVQPKMEYKVQLKDADKDFVFNEAEADLNKFDKLIEEVEPGGLRLPVLIKKYIKQNARVVAFNVDPLFNNSVDGLMYIRIADLPESTVRPVIEELQLELERKMNEKQE; from the coding sequence ATGGGATTAGTAACCGCAAAAGAAATTGCGCGCGTAATAAAATTAGATAAGTACGGGTTTATTGGTACTTTTTCTGGTTGGTTATTAATGAAGGTGTTAAAAATATCTCAACTCAACAAAATATATAACCGAAACAAACACTTAAAAGATGTAACCTTTTTAAACGCTATTTTAGAAGAATTTCAGATAGAGTTTGAAATTGACCCAGAAGAATTGAAACGCTTACCCAAACAAGGGCCTTATATAACCATATCGAACCATCCGTTGGGCGGTATCGATGGTATTTTATTGTTGAAATTAATGCGGGAGCGCGATCCGGATTTTAGGATTATTGCCAATTTTTTATTGCACCGTATTGAACCTTTAAAACCGTATGTTTTGCCTGTGAATCCGTTTGAAAATCATAAAGATTCAAAGTCGAGCGTGTTGGGATTAAAAGAAACATTGCGCCATTTAAGCGAAGGCAAACCATTGGGAATTTTTCCGGCAGGCGAAGTTTCTAATTTTGAAGAAGACGATAAAATTGTTGATAAACCTTGGGAAGAAGGTGCTTTGAAATTGATAAAAAAAGGGCAGGTGCCGGTGGTGCCTATTTATTTTCATGCCAAAAACAGTAAGCTGTTCTATATGTTGTCTAAAATCAATCCAACGTTGCAAACAGCAAAGCTTCCTTCGGAATTATTAACCCAAAAAGATCGAGTTATCCGCGTGCGAATTGGTAAGCCTATTACGGTTGCCGAACAAAACGAGCATGGTGATTCAATAGAAAATTTTGGTAAATTTTTGCGTACCAAAACCTATCTTTTGGCCAACACCACCAAAGATGATAAAAAGCAATATATAAAGATTCCATCGTTTAAATTGCCCACGCCGCCGCCCAAAGAAATAGAACGCCCGGTGTTGCAAGATTTAATGGTGCAAGAGATTGAAACCCTTCGCACGGGCGATGAACGTTTGCTGCAAAGCAAAAATTACGAGGTTTTTTTGACCGATGCCGAAAAAATACCAAATATTCTGCGAGAAATAGGTCGTCTGCGCGAGATTACCTTTAGAGCAGTGGGCGAAGGTACCAATAAATCGATTGATTTAGACAAATACGACACCTTTTATAAACACATGTTCCTTTGGGACGATGATGCCAAGTGCATTGCAGGTGCCTACCGCATGGGTATTGGAAAAGATATTTATGCCAAGAACGGTATTAATGGATTTTACTTAACCGAATTGTTTCGTTTTGAACCCGAATTATACGGCATGATGGAACAATCAATAGAAATGGGGCGTGCGTTTATCGTGTGCGAATACCAGCTAAAACCCATGCCGCTTTTTTTATTGTGGAAAGGTATTGTACACACCACTTTGCGCTATCCTGAACACAAATACCTGATTGGTGGAGTAAGCATTAGCAACCAATTTTCAGATTTCAGTAAATCATTGATGATTGAATTTATGAAATCGCATTTTTATGATCCTTATGTGGCGCAATATGTGCAGCCCAAAATGGAATACAAAGTGCAGTTGAAAGATGCCGACAAAGATTTTGTTTTTAACGAAGCAGAAGCCGATTTGAATAAGTTCGACAAGCTGATTGAAGAAGTAGAACCAGGCGGTTTGCGTTTGCCGGTTTTAATAAAAAAATACATCAAGCAAAACGCACGGGTAGTGGCTTTTAATGTTGATCCGCTGTTTAACAACTCGGTAGATGGATTAATGTACATACGCATTGCCGATTTGCCCGAAAGCACCGTTCGCCCGGTAATTGAAGAATTGCAATTGGAACTGGAACGAAAAATGAACGAAAAGCAGGAGTAA
- a CDS encoding OmpA/MotB family protein → MKKIILAACCLPFLTSCVTRKLYNELDAKYKNCAEELERLTGETADLKTQSFDLGTKNQSLQNQLEEAVAERDRLKVTYEQLQKDYNSLEKNSDQAIKAEIERLNNLKKELDTKSSRVAELEGKLAAQDKNLRKLKETLSKALFEFEGKGLTVEQKNGKVYVSMENKLLFPSGSWTVSNEGRNAVEQLAEVLAKNPDISILIEGHTDNDKIVGNLGGGVTNNWDLSTKRATAIVNIIEQTSGIDKKNLTAAGRSEYAPIATNSSVEGKSKNRRIEVILTPKLDEISKLLNEL, encoded by the coding sequence ATGAAAAAAATAATCTTGGCAGCATGTTGTTTGCCGTTTTTAACAAGTTGCGTTACCCGAAAATTGTATAACGAGTTAGACGCCAAATATAAAAATTGTGCCGAAGAATTGGAGCGATTAACTGGCGAAACTGCCGATTTAAAAACACAATCGTTTGATTTGGGAACGAAGAATCAATCCTTACAAAATCAGTTAGAAGAGGCTGTTGCCGAACGCGACAGGCTAAAAGTGACCTACGAGCAATTGCAAAAAGACTACAACAGCTTAGAAAAAAACAGCGACCAAGCAATTAAAGCCGAAATTGAACGTTTAAACAATCTGAAAAAAGAATTAGATACCAAATCATCGCGCGTTGCAGAGCTAGAAGGAAAATTGGCTGCCCAAGATAAAAATCTTCGCAAATTAAAAGAAACCCTTTCAAAAGCTTTGTTTGAATTTGAAGGTAAAGGATTAACGGTGGAACAGAAAAACGGAAAGGTTTATGTATCGATGGAAAACAAATTGTTGTTTCCTTCAGGCAGTTGGACCGTTAGCAACGAAGGTAGAAATGCGGTGGAACAGTTAGCCGAGGTTTTAGCAAAAAACCCAGACATTAGTATTTTGATTGAAGGGCACACCGATAACGATAAAATTGTTGGAAATTTAGGCGGTGGCGTTACCAACAACTGGGATTTGTCAACCAAGCGCGCCACAGCAATCGTAAATATTATTGAACAAACCAGCGGCATCGATAAAAAGAATTTAACCGCAGCCGGACGCAGTGAATATGCACCAATAGCCACTAATTCATCTGTGGAAGGCAAATCTAAAAACCGACGTATCGAGGTGATTCTAACTCCAAAATTAGACGAAATATCTAAATTGTTAAACGAATTATAA